One region of bacterium genomic DNA includes:
- the rsmB gene encoding 16S rRNA (cytosine(967)-C(5))-methyltransferase RsmB has product MPFSKKPGARSGAKRTSDKRTSDKRTSDKRTSENRTSEKRTFAGKERGERYSDERPKPRRRPKYYQPRTFMGANSETEERRLAEWTGQRIALEVLHAFEETQERADILLRTHIQRHLGILDSRDREQIARTALNVIRYKLRLDYVVSKTLKRNAEELEPLIRCIYRLAAFHIVHLGHSVERTQAIVNFIVPKSYGNQKENLRNFISYLKKYHTEISFPNPRKQPVEALAITYSHPSWLIEKWSKTYGTESTVRMCEFDNQETPLVLRINTLKATEADVFKKLKAEGIIPKKTAYAQYGLIPGEVHDIFNRKIFKDGWVEVQAESSQIFCEWVNPASEDRVLDACAGGGGKSLALSMLMHNTGHIVAADINAGALEQLKKRATRAGCKNIEVIENDALAALNQRGTWYDKIIIDAPCSGLGVLQRNPDMRWRVTQDNIEKLVNEQRTLLENYAPLVKPGGMLIYATCTLSEEENENVIEAFLSAHPEFELQKNHDARWKKFISGKGYFCITPFEHNISGFFSGKLIRRKN; this is encoded by the coding sequence ATGCCTTTTTCCAAAAAACCCGGCGCCCGATCTGGCGCGAAACGCACTTCGGATAAACGTACGTCCGATAAACGTACATCGGATAAGCGTACCTCTGAAAATCGTACATCTGAAAAACGTACGTTTGCCGGTAAAGAACGCGGCGAAAGATATAGTGACGAACGTCCTAAACCACGCCGGCGACCTAAATACTATCAACCGCGCACGTTTATGGGTGCCAATTCTGAAACGGAAGAAAGGCGTCTCGCCGAGTGGACGGGCCAGCGGATCGCCCTCGAAGTATTGCATGCGTTCGAAGAGACACAGGAGCGTGCCGATATTCTGCTTCGCACGCATATTCAGCGCCATCTCGGCATTTTGGATTCGCGCGATCGCGAACAGATCGCACGCACGGCGCTCAATGTGATCCGGTATAAATTACGTTTGGATTATGTGGTTTCCAAAACGCTGAAACGCAATGCGGAGGAATTGGAGCCGCTGATTCGTTGTATCTACCGCCTCGCCGCGTTTCATATCGTCCACCTCGGACACTCGGTCGAACGTACGCAGGCGATTGTCAATTTTATAGTTCCCAAATCGTACGGCAACCAAAAAGAAAACCTCCGTAATTTTATCAGTTACCTGAAAAAATATCACACGGAAATTTCTTTTCCCAATCCGCGCAAACAACCTGTAGAAGCGCTGGCGATCACGTATTCGCATCCGTCATGGCTTATCGAAAAATGGAGCAAGACGTACGGCACCGAGTCGACCGTCCGGATGTGCGAATTTGATAATCAGGAGACGCCTTTGGTCTTGCGCATCAATACCCTTAAGGCGACGGAAGCGGATGTATTTAAAAAATTAAAAGCCGAAGGGATTATTCCCAAAAAAACCGCATACGCACAATACGGACTCATTCCCGGCGAAGTGCATGATATTTTTAATCGGAAAATATTTAAAGACGGATGGGTCGAAGTGCAGGCCGAATCCAGTCAGATTTTTTGCGAATGGGTCAATCCGGCTTCCGAGGATCGCGTGCTGGATGCATGCGCCGGGGGCGGCGGAAAATCGCTGGCGCTTTCGATGCTGATGCATAACACCGGTCATATCGTCGCGGCGGATATCAATGCGGGTGCTTTGGAACAATTAAAAAAACGCGCAACCCGTGCCGGCTGTAAAAATATCGAGGTGATCGAAAACGATGCGTTGGCGGCGCTAAATCAACGGGGGACATGGTACGATAAAATCATCATTGATGCACCGTGCAGCGGTCTCGGCGTATTGCAACGCAATCCCGATATGCGTTGGCGCGTCACACAGGATAATATCGAAAAACTGGTCAACGAACAGCGGACGTTATTGGAAAATTACGCGCCGTTGGTCAAACCCGGCGGCATGCTGATCTATGCAACGTGTACGTTATCCGAAGAAGAAAACGAAAACGTCATCGAAGCGTTTTTGTCCGCGCATCCGGAATTTGAACTTCAGAAAAATCATGATGCCCGTTGGAAAAAATTTATTTCCGGGAAAGGCTATTTTTGCATCACGCCTTTCGAACATAATATATCCGGATTTTTTTCGGGCAAACTGATACGGCGAAAAAACTGA
- a CDS encoding tetratricopeptide repeat protein — MMTRSEALRAILEKDPGDSFSRYALAMELVGAQRWAEAIAEFTDLQRRDPSYVALYYQLGKCYEQNNQPQDAIAAYTEGIRVARQANNMHAVSELYAAKEELEDTLA; from the coding sequence ATGATGACACGATCGGAAGCCTTACGCGCTATTCTGGAAAAAGATCCCGGTGATTCGTTTTCGCGTTACGCGCTGGCGATGGAGTTAGTCGGCGCACAGCGATGGGCCGAAGCGATCGCTGAGTTTACGGATTTACAACGGCGTGATCCGTCCTACGTCGCGCTGTATTATCAACTCGGCAAATGTTACGAACAAAATAATCAGCCGCAGGATGCCATAGCCGCATATACGGAGGGCATCCGCGTTGCGCGACAAGCCAATAATATGCATGCCGTGTCGGAATTGTATGCGGCCAAAGAAGAACTCGAAGATACTTTAGCTTAA
- a CDS encoding glucose-6-phosphate isomerase yields MNRIQLDYTYVMPFLKEEEIFGMQAKVNDVHKMIEQRTGAGNDFLGWLDLASKFPSALVEDIAKTAEDIRKTSDILITIGIGGSYLGAKAVIDALTHSFNNNIPYKTPQVYFAGQNMSGRYLRDLTEVIQNKRVAVNVISKSGTTTEPALALRYFRKIMSDAMSKMQVSQRIFATTDAARGSLKKLAEKEGYKCYVIPDDVGGRYSVLTPVGLLPIAVAGVDIRALLQGAADMEKILSNPDLKSNPAYVYAVIRNLMYSKGKAIEILANFEPSLHYVSEWWKQLYGESEGKDHKSIYPASVDFSTDLHSMGQWVQQGTRNIYETFLWVDKAQSDTSVPDLEGDVDGFNFLTGQTFEYVNKKAYEGVTLAHRDGEVPNMTVHLPELNAYYLGQMIFFFEKACAMSGYLLGVNPFDQPGVEAYKTNMFALLGKKGYEEKSKELNAVLGQMQRKKI; encoded by the coding sequence ATGAACCGTATCCAGCTTGATTACACGTATGTGATGCCGTTCCTGAAGGAAGAAGAGATTTTCGGGATGCAGGCCAAAGTCAACGACGTACATAAAATGATCGAGCAACGCACCGGAGCGGGTAATGACTTCTTAGGTTGGCTGGATCTGGCATCCAAGTTTCCCTCCGCGCTTGTAGAGGACATCGCTAAAACGGCCGAAGATATTCGTAAAACTTCAGATATACTTATCACTATCGGCATTGGCGGTTCATACCTCGGCGCGAAGGCCGTTATTGATGCGCTGACGCATAGTTTTAATAACAACATCCCTTACAAAACGCCGCAGGTTTATTTTGCCGGCCAAAATATGAGCGGACGTTATCTGCGCGACCTTACCGAAGTGATCCAAAACAAACGCGTTGCGGTCAACGTGATTTCTAAATCCGGTACGACGACCGAACCGGCTCTTGCGCTACGGTATTTTCGTAAAATCATGAGCGATGCCATGTCCAAAATGCAGGTATCGCAGCGAATTTTTGCAACGACCGATGCAGCCCGCGGGTCACTCAAAAAATTGGCCGAAAAAGAAGGTTACAAATGTTATGTCATTCCCGATGACGTCGGCGGACGGTATTCGGTATTGACGCCGGTCGGGCTTTTGCCGATCGCTGTCGCCGGCGTGGATATCCGTGCGCTTTTGCAAGGGGCGGCCGACATGGAAAAAATACTGAGCAATCCGGATTTAAAATCCAATCCGGCGTATGTGTATGCCGTGATCCGCAATCTGATGTACAGTAAAGGAAAAGCCATCGAAATACTGGCCAATTTCGAACCGTCGCTGCACTATGTGAGCGAGTGGTGGAAGCAGCTTTACGGAGAGAGCGAAGGTAAAGATCACAAAAGTATTTACCCGGCCTCGGTTGATTTTTCGACGGATCTGCATTCGATGGGCCAATGGGTGCAGCAAGGCACGCGTAATATCTACGAAACGTTTTTGTGGGTTGACAAAGCGCAATCCGATACCTCGGTGCCCGACTTGGAAGGCGATGTGGACGGATTTAACTTCCTCACCGGTCAGACGTTTGAATACGTGAATAAAAAAGCCTACGAAGGCGTGACCCTGGCGCATCGCGACGGCGAAGTGCCGAATATGACCGTGCACTTGCCGGAACTCAACGCGTATTATCTCGGCCAGATGATTTTCTTTTTCGAAAAAGCCTGCGCGATGAGCGGTTATCTGCTGGGCGTCAATCCTTTTGATCAACCGGGCGTCGAAGCGTATAAAACCAATATGTTTGCATTGCTCGGCAAAAAAGGGTATGAGGAAAAATCAAAAGAACTCAATGCCGTCTTAGGCCAAATGCAGCGTAAAAAAATCTGA
- a CDS encoding DinB family protein translates to MNDFFEQTQARYTAILERLDRDIRPFSDAQIHWKADANTWSIAEVLLHIITADTTYLEPMRRALQGAERTASPVAYRPSFFARLFIYSLRPGRFRYKAPAIFKPESSRISHTIRQNFADHIRAQMQSLQAWRSYDINRLKMTSPANAMVRISLGEALDVMITHTERHMAQVDRILQHPQFPTS, encoded by the coding sequence ATGAACGATTTTTTTGAACAAACGCAGGCCCGCTACACGGCGATATTAGAACGACTCGACCGCGACATCCGGCCTTTTTCGGATGCGCAGATCCATTGGAAAGCGGATGCGAATACATGGTCTATCGCAGAGGTGCTGCTGCATATTATCACCGCGGACACCACCTACCTTGAGCCTATGCGCCGCGCTTTGCAAGGCGCCGAACGTACGGCTTCACCGGTCGCCTACCGTCCGAGTTTTTTTGCACGTTTATTTATCTATTCCCTAAGGCCGGGCCGTTTCCGATACAAAGCCCCCGCGATCTTCAAGCCGGAGTCAAGCCGCATCAGTCATACCATTCGTCAAAATTTCGCCGATCACATTCGCGCACAGATGCAGTCGTTACAGGCATGGCGTTCGTACGACATCAATCGCCTCAAAATGACGTCACCCGCCAATGCGATGGTGCGTATCAGTCTCGGTGAAGCGCTGGATGTGATGATCACCCATACCGAACGCCACATGGCGCAGGTGGATCGCATCCTGCAGCATCCCCAGTTTCCGACATCATGA
- a CDS encoding SAM-dependent DNA methyltransferase, translating into MTTNALVSKIWSFCNTLRDDGVGYGDYLEQLTYLLFLKMADEYSKPPYSRKTDIPKDFAWPTLRDKSGDALEKHYVKMLRELSKEKGMIGQIFFKSQNKIQDPAKLFKLIRMIDEENWVILGADVKGDIYEGLLEKNAEDTKSGAGQYFTPRALIRAMVECVQPEPNKTIADPACGTGGFFLACYDYLTKQDLNKGQREFLKYKAFRGWEIVPNAARLCLMNLFLHNIGDLNSEPPIDRNDSLISPPKDTYHYVFANPPFGKKSSITITNEEGEQEKEMLTYNRQDFWATTSNKQLNFVQHIRAMLKIDGEAAVVVPDNVLFEGGAGETVRKRLLDMTDLHTILRLPTGLFYAQGVKANVIFFDNRQASKTPWTKEVWIYDLRTNQHFTLKTDPMKYEHLQDFIKCYNPPNRQKRKETERFKKFTYDEIIARDKTSLDIFWLKDDNLGDLENLPDPDILAMEIVENVEAALESFKEVVDGLNGKSTKA; encoded by the coding sequence ATGACCACCAACGCACTCGTTTCAAAAATCTGGTCTTTCTGTAATACGCTCCGCGATGACGGCGTGGGTTACGGAGACTATCTGGAGCAGTTGACCTATCTGCTATTCCTGAAAATGGCGGACGAATACTCCAAGCCGCCGTACAGCCGGAAAACGGACATTCCGAAAGACTTTGCGTGGCCGACCCTGCGAGATAAGTCCGGCGATGCGCTGGAAAAACACTACGTGAAGATGCTTCGCGAATTGTCGAAAGAAAAAGGCATGATCGGGCAGATATTCTTTAAGTCGCAGAATAAGATCCAGGACCCGGCGAAGCTTTTCAAGTTGATCAGGATGATCGACGAAGAGAATTGGGTCATTCTCGGCGCGGATGTGAAAGGTGACATTTACGAAGGCCTGCTGGAGAAGAACGCCGAAGACACGAAAAGCGGGGCGGGGCAGTATTTTACCCCGCGCGCGCTGATCCGCGCGATGGTGGAATGCGTTCAGCCCGAACCGAATAAGACCATTGCCGATCCCGCCTGCGGCACCGGCGGATTTTTTCTCGCCTGTTATGACTATCTCACCAAGCAGGATCTGAATAAAGGCCAGCGCGAGTTCCTGAAATACAAAGCGTTTCGCGGCTGGGAGATCGTGCCGAATGCGGCGCGGCTGTGCCTGATGAATTTGTTTCTGCACAATATCGGCGACCTGAATAGCGAGCCGCCCATTGATAGGAATGATTCTCTGATCTCTCCGCCGAAGGATACGTACCACTATGTCTTTGCCAATCCGCCCTTCGGCAAGAAAAGCAGTATCACGATCACGAACGAAGAAGGCGAGCAGGAAAAAGAAATGCTGACGTACAATCGCCAGGATTTCTGGGCCACGACGAGCAATAAACAACTGAACTTCGTTCAGCATATCCGCGCCATGCTCAAGATCGACGGCGAAGCGGCGGTGGTCGTGCCGGATAATGTTCTCTTTGAAGGCGGCGCGGGAGAGACCGTTCGCAAGCGCCTCTTGGACATGACCGATCTGCATACGATCCTGAGACTGCCCACGGGCCTTTTCTACGCGCAAGGCGTTAAGGCCAATGTGATATTCTTTGATAATCGCCAGGCCTCGAAAACGCCATGGACGAAGGAAGTCTGGATATACGATCTGCGGACGAATCAGCATTTCACGCTCAAGACCGATCCGATGAAGTACGAGCACTTGCAGGACTTCATCAAATGTTATAATCCGCCCAATCGCCAGAAACGTAAAGAGACGGAACGCTTCAAGAAATTTACCTACGACGAGATCATTGCGCGTGACAAGACCAGCCTCGACATATTCTGGCTCAAGGACGACAACCTCGGCGACCTGGAAAATCTTCCCGACCCGGATATTCTCGCGATGGAAATAGTGGAGAACGTCGAAGCCGCGCTGGAGAGTTTCAAAGAAGTTGTGGATGGGCTAAACGGGAAAAGCACCAAAGCATAG
- a CDS encoding nucleotidyl transferase AbiEii/AbiGii toxin family protein, with translation MKKEIKNMPASVWARLAAMAKQQQIEPMTLLRRYVQERFLYRLSKSKHRNSLILKGAMMLVAHRMPMSRVTKDVDFLADGISHEPEKLRPIINDIALIDSADGLTFLPDQIQIEKITEGDRYSDVRAKLPVRMGTVKDILQIDVGFDDVVIPHPYELDYPVILDHDCPRIFVYSLESAIAEKFEAMVSLAEINSRIKDFFDVRFLALQKSYSKEILNHAIQSTFQKRETSIEQRKAIWNSEFYERKEKQEMWKAFIHSNHLKETADFSQVVKSIQAFIEPALIANTVTEWIPQEWRWR, from the coding sequence ATGAAAAAAGAAATCAAAAACATGCCGGCCTCCGTATGGGCCAGACTGGCTGCGATGGCAAAACAGCAGCAAATCGAGCCGATGACCCTGTTACGACGTTACGTGCAGGAACGTTTTCTCTATCGTCTAAGCAAGTCAAAACACAGGAATAGCCTTATCCTCAAGGGAGCCATGATGCTTGTTGCTCACCGGATGCCAATGTCCCGGGTAACCAAAGACGTGGACTTTCTTGCTGACGGGATTAGTCATGAACCTGAAAAGCTCCGGCCGATTATTAACGACATTGCCCTGATCGACAGCGCAGACGGCTTGACATTTTTACCGGATCAGATCCAGATAGAAAAAATAACGGAAGGCGACCGCTATTCCGACGTCAGAGCAAAGTTGCCGGTGCGAATGGGCACCGTGAAGGATATATTGCAAATTGACGTCGGTTTTGACGATGTCGTTATTCCGCATCCTTACGAACTTGATTATCCGGTCATACTGGATCACGATTGTCCGAGGATTTTTGTGTATTCGTTGGAATCAGCCATTGCCGAGAAATTTGAAGCTATGGTAAGTCTCGCGGAAATCAACAGCCGCATTAAGGACTTTTTTGACGTGCGTTTTTTAGCTCTTCAGAAAAGTTATTCAAAAGAGATTCTAAACCATGCGATCCAATCAACATTTCAAAAGCGAGAAACCAGCATCGAACAACGTAAAGCTATTTGGAATTCAGAGTTTTATGAACGTAAAGAAAAGCAAGAAATGTGGAAAGCATTTATTCATTCAAATCATCTTAAGGAAACCGCCGATTTTTCACAGGTCGTAAAATCCATTCAAGCTTTTATTGAGCCGGCACTGATAGCGAACACTGTCACAGAATGGATTCCGCAGGAATGGCGATGGAGATGA
- a CDS encoding type IV toxin-antitoxin system AbiEi family antitoxin domain-containing protein, translating into MKSLKDAGIHPRTVSRAVQDGIIEKIKPGLYRLPEKKPDAHSSYYVIHWAIPSAIIALTSAAVYHELTTANPSEIFIAVPQNKSKIRLDYPPVRIFYFPETYYKTGMVSVKTPRGRFRIYTPEKTICDLFRYRRKLGESIAIEALRTYASRRSRDLNKLMTFARRCKVEKIISPILKGLIG; encoded by the coding sequence ATGAAATCGCTCAAGGACGCGGGAATTCATCCCCGAACCGTTTCCCGCGCCGTTCAGGACGGGATCATCGAGAAAATAAAACCAGGCCTGTATCGTCTGCCGGAAAAAAAACCGGATGCCCATTCCAGTTACTACGTCATACACTGGGCCATTCCGTCGGCGATCATTGCACTCACGTCTGCGGCGGTATATCATGAGCTGACCACAGCGAATCCTTCGGAAATATTCATAGCCGTACCTCAGAACAAATCGAAAATCAGACTGGACTATCCGCCCGTCAGAATATTCTATTTTCCGGAGACCTATTATAAGACCGGTATGGTGTCGGTCAAAACCCCGCGCGGCCGTTTTCGCATTTATACTCCTGAAAAAACTATTTGCGATCTTTTTCGTTACCGCAGAAAACTCGGCGAATCCATTGCCATTGAGGCCCTGCGCACGTATGCATCACGGCGGTCCCGCGATCTGAATAAACTGATGACTTTTGCAAGACGGTGTAAAGTTGAAAAGATCATTAGCCCCATTCTCAAAGGGCTGATAGGATGA
- a CDS encoding RloB domain-containing protein — translation MSKKKHHFKRPLNQKFYRPTMLIICEGETEYYYFSSFRAHASVEQGEVGNSMTFVTNAIKTKNRIQKKKEIKFDQTWLVFDRDETDEGDFQKSIRKAEEEGCKVAYSNQAFDYWFLLHFHDHNGNPMDRSQYKGILDRNLPFPYDKTEKTLQKMYSELISTQDKAIVRATKIYNGKENGKQHTESVSTVHKLVDELNKYN, via the coding sequence ATGAGTAAGAAGAAGCATCATTTTAAGAGACCTCTCAACCAAAAGTTCTATCGGCCAACCATGCTGATTATTTGCGAAGGAGAAACCGAATATTACTATTTCTCTTCATTTCGAGCCCACGCATCAGTTGAGCAGGGAGAAGTTGGTAATTCTATGACTTTTGTAACGAATGCGATTAAAACAAAGAATAGAATTCAGAAGAAAAAAGAAATCAAGTTTGATCAGACGTGGCTAGTATTCGATAGAGATGAAACCGATGAAGGAGATTTTCAAAAATCCATTAGAAAAGCGGAAGAAGAGGGTTGTAAGGTTGCATATTCAAATCAAGCGTTTGACTATTGGTTTTTGCTGCATTTTCACGACCACAATGGAAATCCCATGGATCGAAGTCAATATAAGGGCATTTTGGATAGAAACCTTCCATTTCCATACGACAAGACCGAAAAAACATTACAAAAGATGTATAGCGAATTGATTTCCACTCAGGACAAAGCAATTGTCCGTGCGACGAAGATTTATAATGGAAAAGAAAACGGTAAACAACACACAGAATCTGTCAGCACGGTTCACAAGCTTGTTGATGAGCTTAACAAATATAACTGA
- a CDS encoding ATP-binding protein codes for MIVQFKVKNFLSLRDEQTLSMVVQSGLKEKLLDADRNVIAKEDQKFLKSAVIYGANASGKSNLIKALASFWYVFTQSIQSPAGIPIPIASFALNTETVNEPTMMEMIFHWQDHFYRYGFEVTPQEVKKEWLYLTKDRETKVFVRDGNQYDIGAKHKILKLVQEQNIVASNALFLAKATILNDPMANEVHSWLKQFHVVSGIYDSLYLGFTLEECQIQEKKNSILELLKIADFGIEDFEIREQEGQGFNIKFDLKTGSSEANVDPAKSKLPFAVSLRKVMNAKGEATQPAVFNLEQQESEGTKKFFHLSGPILNALKNGNVFIIDELDTKLHPLLTERIIELFHSPKTNTGNAQLIFATHDTNLLSAHVFRRDQIWFTEKKKDGSTELYSLSDFKKGKKPRNDLALEKNYLMGKFGGIPYLNQFDAMLESE; via the coding sequence ATGATCGTTCAATTTAAAGTAAAGAATTTCCTGTCTTTACGAGACGAGCAAACTCTCAGCATGGTCGTTCAGTCCGGCTTAAAAGAAAAATTGCTCGACGCAGACAGGAATGTCATCGCCAAAGAGGATCAAAAATTCCTCAAGTCCGCTGTCATTTATGGAGCCAACGCCTCAGGTAAAAGCAATCTCATAAAAGCTCTCGCGTCTTTTTGGTATGTATTCACCCAGTCTATTCAATCCCCGGCCGGAATACCGATTCCAATTGCGTCCTTCGCGCTTAACACTGAAACAGTAAATGAGCCGACCATGATGGAAATGATATTTCATTGGCAAGATCATTTTTATCGTTACGGTTTTGAAGTGACCCCTCAGGAAGTTAAGAAGGAATGGCTCTACCTGACCAAAGATCGCGAAACTAAAGTTTTTGTACGTGATGGCAATCAGTACGATATTGGGGCAAAACACAAAATTTTGAAATTAGTTCAGGAACAAAATATTGTCGCTTCGAATGCACTGTTTCTCGCTAAAGCAACGATTCTGAATGATCCGATGGCTAATGAAGTGCACAGTTGGTTAAAACAGTTCCATGTCGTTTCTGGAATTTACGATTCTCTTTATCTCGGTTTTACTCTTGAGGAATGCCAAATACAGGAAAAGAAAAATTCTATTCTCGAACTTTTGAAAATTGCAGACTTCGGAATTGAAGATTTTGAAATACGTGAACAGGAAGGCCAAGGGTTCAATATTAAGTTTGATTTGAAAACGGGAAGCTCGGAAGCCAATGTAGACCCGGCTAAGAGTAAATTACCTTTTGCCGTGTCACTAAGAAAGGTGATGAATGCAAAGGGTGAAGCGACCCAGCCGGCAGTATTTAATCTGGAACAACAAGAATCGGAAGGAACAAAGAAATTTTTTCACTTGTCTGGCCCGATACTAAATGCTCTTAAGAACGGAAATGTGTTCATTATTGATGAATTAGACACCAAATTGCATCCCTTACTCACGGAGAGAATAATTGAACTGTTTCACAGCCCTAAGACGAATACCGGTAATGCGCAATTGATATTCGCTACTCACGACACCAATTTACTGAGCGCTCATGTTTTTCGTCGCGACCAGATATGGTTTACTGAGAAGAAAAAAGACGGCTCTACAGAGTTGTACAGCTTGAGTGATTTCAAGAAAGGGAAAAAACCGCGAAATGATTTGGCACTGGAAAAAAACTACCTCATGGGAAAATTCGGAGGAATTCCTTACCTGAATCAGTTTGATGCCATGCTGGAGTCTGAATGA
- a CDS encoding helix-turn-helix transcriptional regulator, producing the protein MKGKPEKITSLDQWTRLRESDPEYIATSIMIKLTEELSNQLVKKKWSRSVLARKLGCSVAYITKLLRGEENLTIKKIAQIASVFEIQPEIILDSENHSAQKTQEFYTQRIVTGNIIRYPFTNLIGNARTDELGYLNYPIPFSNPVQGSIDFVTTNKATTHGTEQPC; encoded by the coding sequence ATGAAGGGTAAACCAGAAAAAATTACCTCTCTTGACCAATGGACTAGATTGAGAGAAAGCGATCCTGAATATATCGCTACATCAATCATGATCAAACTTACAGAAGAATTGTCTAACCAACTGGTGAAGAAAAAATGGTCGCGGTCGGTTCTTGCTCGAAAACTTGGTTGCTCGGTTGCATATATTACTAAGCTATTGCGGGGTGAAGAAAATCTGACAATAAAGAAGATTGCTCAGATCGCGAGTGTTTTTGAGATACAGCCGGAGATCATTTTGGACAGTGAAAATCATTCTGCACAAAAAACGCAAGAGTTCTATACACAACGTATAGTGACAGGTAATATTATTCGCTACCCGTTTACAAATTTGATTGGCAACGCTAGAACGGATGAACTCGGTTATTTGAATTATCCGATTCCTTTCTCTAATCCAGTTCAGGGCTCTATAGATTTTGTCACAACAAACAAGGCGACAACGCATGGAACCGAACAACCCTGTTAG
- a CDS encoding type II toxin-antitoxin system RelE/ParE family toxin: MPLRKFHNGGQADIYEYYVAGKDGCLTEYFNNKKIPTSAQDTLDRLFRLLGQQGQITNNQQFKHLQDGIWEFKPKNYRVLCFFLDGNPKKCVATTHYFRKQSQKTPPKEIKKAKSIRNTINTEG, translated from the coding sequence GTGCCACTTCGAAAATTCCATAATGGCGGACAGGCCGATATTTATGAATACTATGTCGCCGGCAAAGATGGCTGCCTTACTGAGTATTTCAACAACAAGAAGATCCCAACGTCAGCGCAGGATACACTTGATCGATTATTTAGGCTTTTAGGGCAACAGGGACAAATTACGAACAATCAGCAATTCAAACATCTTCAAGACGGAATCTGGGAATTTAAACCAAAGAACTACAGAGTTCTTTGCTTCTTCCTTGACGGAAATCCGAAAAAGTGCGTTGCAACAACCCATTATTTTCGAAAGCAATCACAAAAAACACCACCAAAAGAGATAAAGAAAGCAAAGTCAATCCGAAACACAATTAATACGGAGGGTTAA